From [Clostridium] symbiosum, a single genomic window includes:
- a CDS encoding lactonase family protein yields MQNKYMAYVGSYSYNGQAKGITVYDVDVAKGCFNYRCEVEVDNSSYLTVSSDGRTLYSIADEGIVSFRIMENGGLSRLNSVNIKAMRGCHIATDAADEYIFVSGYHDGKETVLRLNEDGSVGEITDGVFHKGLGSVAERTFRPHVSCGARTPDGHFVLVADLGIDQVKVYRFDEKKGLLTQVDALRCELESGPRQFLFSKDGKFIYLMYEIKNVIDVFTYDYEEGDRVPRFEKIQTIASTAPERLSQLTAACAIRLSPKEDYLYCSNAGDNSVSVYRRDTDTGVLTLLCCLPISGDYPKDVAVFPDEKHLASINHASNSISFFEVDYEKGLLVMCCRSIAVNEPNCCVITKVPDGNSGGKKRK; encoded by the coding sequence ATGCAGAATAAATACATGGCTTACGTAGGTTCTTATTCATACAACGGACAGGCTAAGGGTATCACCGTTTATGACGTGGATGTGGCTAAGGGCTGTTTTAATTACAGGTGTGAAGTGGAAGTGGACAACTCCTCCTATCTGACCGTATCAAGCGATGGAAGAACCCTGTATTCAATTGCAGACGAAGGCATTGTTTCCTTCCGTATCATGGAGAACGGGGGCCTGTCCAGGCTGAACAGCGTGAATATCAAGGCGATGCGCGGCTGTCATATCGCCACGGACGCGGCCGATGAATATATTTTTGTTTCAGGATACCACGACGGAAAAGAGACGGTTCTGAGGCTGAATGAGGACGGTTCCGTCGGTGAAATTACGGACGGTGTGTTCCATAAGGGCCTTGGGAGTGTTGCGGAGCGTACGTTCCGTCCGCATGTAAGCTGCGGCGCCAGGACGCCGGACGGCCATTTCGTGCTCGTTGCCGATCTTGGGATTGATCAGGTAAAGGTATACCGTTTTGATGAGAAAAAGGGGCTCCTCACCCAGGTAGACGCCCTCCGCTGCGAACTGGAATCGGGTCCGAGGCAGTTCCTGTTCAGCAAAGACGGCAAATTTATATATCTGATGTATGAAATCAAAAACGTAATCGACGTATTTACCTATGATTATGAAGAAGGGGACCGCGTCCCCCGTTTTGAAAAAATACAGACCATTGCATCGACGGCTCCCGAGCGTTTGAGCCAGTTGACCGCAGCCTGTGCTATCCGGTTATCACCGAAAGAGGACTATCTCTACTGCAGCAATGCGGGGGATAACTCGGTCAGCGTATACCGGAGGGATACCGATACGGGCGTACTGACACTGCTTTGCTGCCTGCCGATCAGCGGAGATTATCCAAAGGATGTCGCCGTTTTCCCGGATGAGAAGCATCTGGCTTCCATCAATCACGCCAGCAACAGCATTTCCTTCTTTGAGGTGGACTATGAAAAGGGACTGCTGGTGATGTGCTGCAGAAGCATTGCGGTCAATGAGCCGAACTGCTGCGTGATTACGAAGGTACCGGATGGAAATTCCGGTGGGAAGAAGAGGAAATAA
- the aroC gene encoding chorismate synthase — protein sequence MAGSTFGRILTMTTWGESHGAGVGVVVDGCPAGLSLTEEDIQKYLDRRKPGQSRFTTKRSESDSVEILSGVFEGKTTGTPIAMLVRNQDQHSRDYSEIAGYYRPGHADYTFDEKYGFRDYRGGGRSSGRETIARVAAGAVAAKMLEGLGIKVTAYTKAIGPISVQPERFDLEECGRNKLYMPDAVAAAEAAAFLEEKMAQKDSAGGIVECVISGVPAGIGDPVFEKLDANLAKAICSIGAVKGFEIGDGFEAAKTVGSVNNDEFCAVGKDDGQFLDAAGAVNVAGADETAGPGKIGKRTNHAGGVLGGISDGSEIVFRAAFKPTPSIASVQKTVNRDGEEIEVTIKGRHDPIIVPRAVVVVEMMAAFTVADMMLAGMTSKMDRIREFYLI from the coding sequence ATGGCTGGTTCTACATTTGGCAGAATACTTACAATGACCACCTGGGGAGAGTCCCACGGCGCCGGAGTCGGCGTGGTGGTGGACGGCTGCCCGGCCGGTCTTTCACTGACGGAAGAAGACATCCAGAAATACCTGGACAGAAGAAAACCGGGGCAGAGCCGGTTTACGACAAAGAGAAGTGAGAGCGACTCCGTAGAAATATTATCGGGCGTATTTGAAGGAAAGACGACGGGAACCCCGATTGCAATGCTGGTCAGAAACCAGGATCAGCACTCCAGGGACTACAGCGAGATTGCCGGCTATTACAGGCCCGGCCACGCAGACTATACCTTTGATGAAAAATACGGTTTTAGAGATTACCGCGGCGGCGGCCGTTCCTCCGGCCGCGAGACCATCGCCCGCGTAGCTGCCGGAGCAGTGGCCGCGAAGATGCTGGAGGGCTTGGGAATTAAGGTGACTGCCTATACAAAGGCCATCGGCCCTATATCGGTGCAGCCGGAGCGGTTTGATCTGGAAGAATGCGGGCGAAATAAACTCTATATGCCGGATGCCGTGGCTGCTGCGGAGGCAGCGGCTTTTCTGGAAGAGAAGATGGCTCAGAAGGACTCAGCCGGGGGAATCGTGGAATGCGTGATATCGGGCGTGCCGGCCGGGATCGGAGATCCGGTCTTTGAGAAGCTGGACGCTAATCTGGCCAAGGCGATCTGCTCGATCGGAGCGGTGAAGGGATTTGAGATAGGCGACGGATTCGAGGCGGCTAAGACGGTTGGGTCTGTGAATAATGATGAGTTTTGTGCTGTGGGAAAGGATGATGGGCAGTTTTTGGACGCGGCCGGGGCGGTGAATGTGGCTGGGGCGGATGAGACGGCCGGGCCAGGGAAGATTGGGAAACGAACGAATCATGCCGGAGGCGTGCTGGGCGGAATCAGCGACGGAAGTGAGATTGTATTCCGGGCTGCTTTTAAACCGACCCCGTCGATTGCCTCTGTCCAGAAAACGGTCAACCGGGACGGCGAGGAGATAGAGGTCACCATTAAAGGACGCCACGATCCGATTATTGTGCCGAGAGCGGTTGTTGTTGTGGAGATGATGGCGGCATTTACCGTGGCGGATATGATGCTGGCGGGGATGACGTCGAAGATGGACAGGATTCGGGAATTTTATTTGATTTAA